Proteins from a single region of Magnetospirillum sp. 15-1:
- a CDS encoding thiamine pyrophosphate-requiring protein has protein sequence MTTTSRPEPTSRPEPTLRPTAHYLLEGLCEIGIDFMFCNLGTDHAPIVEEMARWRRQGKAPPEVILCPHEVVAVHMAGGYAMATGRGQVVVVHVDAGTANAAMGMHNLFRTRVPVLLLAGKAPFTSRGELPGSRDTFVNFLQEPFDMASVVRPYVKWSYDLPSGLIVKEVLRRAHSVMHSGAMGPVYLTAAREILTGEHDETDIRAFPESRFGAVANQGVDDEIIEEIVDRLLAAENPILITAYAGRNPRAPGVIESLALFAGLRVYESNPLYLNVSRTSPCFAGLNTAEAVAKADFGLLVDVDVPWLPASASENPDAVWVHVDVDAIKKDCPMWGFPSHIRVQADSIRVLDRLLAILQAKAPQAWREKARRRSANWPAPAAGAPVAFKPGRGGRMSAAFVCAELARFIDDDAIVVQEAITNVIPLCTHLPRTRPGTYFGNGGGGLGFGGGTALGVKLAHPDQLVVHVTGDGSFCFSSPSAVYAVSAKYGLPIFTVVLDNSGWGAVAGATTRVYPHGEAVAAGAFQADYSDGMQWEKVAEAAGAHGERVDDPQGLASAIRRCLGEITLGRSAVLVVAIEAVRRPEKVPG, from the coding sequence ATGACGACGACCTCCCGCCCCGAGCCGACCTCCCGCCCCGAGCCGACCTTGAGGCCCACGGCGCACTACCTTCTCGAGGGGCTTTGCGAAATCGGCATCGACTTCATGTTCTGCAACCTCGGTACGGACCATGCTCCCATTGTCGAGGAGATGGCCCGCTGGCGTCGGCAGGGGAAGGCCCCGCCCGAGGTCATCCTCTGTCCTCACGAGGTGGTGGCCGTTCATATGGCCGGAGGCTATGCCATGGCGACCGGCCGAGGCCAGGTCGTGGTGGTTCACGTGGATGCCGGAACCGCCAACGCGGCCATGGGCATGCACAATCTTTTCCGGACAAGGGTTCCCGTCCTGCTCCTGGCGGGGAAGGCGCCGTTCACCAGCCGGGGAGAACTGCCCGGTTCGCGGGATACCTTCGTGAATTTCCTTCAGGAGCCGTTCGACATGGCATCCGTGGTCCGACCCTATGTCAAATGGTCCTACGACCTGCCATCGGGCCTGATCGTCAAGGAAGTGCTCCGGCGGGCGCATAGCGTCATGCACAGCGGTGCCATGGGGCCGGTCTATCTCACCGCCGCCCGTGAAATATTGACGGGTGAGCATGACGAGACGGATATCCGGGCTTTTCCGGAATCGCGGTTCGGCGCGGTGGCGAATCAGGGTGTCGATGACGAGATCATCGAGGAGATCGTCGACCGGCTGCTGGCGGCGGAAAATCCCATTCTGATCACCGCCTATGCCGGACGTAACCCGCGGGCGCCGGGGGTGATCGAGAGTCTTGCCCTCTTCGCCGGTCTTCGGGTCTACGAGTCGAACCCCCTTTATCTGAATGTTTCACGGACGTCGCCGTGCTTCGCCGGATTGAATACGGCCGAGGCGGTGGCAAAAGCCGATTTCGGCCTGCTGGTCGATGTGGATGTGCCGTGGCTGCCCGCATCGGCGAGTGAAAATCCGGATGCCGTCTGGGTTCACGTCGATGTGGATGCCATCAAGAAGGATTGCCCGATGTGGGGTTTTCCCAGCCATATCCGCGTTCAGGCCGACAGTATCCGGGTGCTCGACCGCCTGCTCGCCATCCTGCAGGCCAAGGCCCCCCAGGCGTGGAGGGAAAAGGCCCGGCGGCGTTCAGCCAATTGGCCGGCTCCGGCCGCTGGTGCGCCGGTGGCTTTCAAGCCGGGGCGGGGCGGAAGAATGTCGGCGGCCTTCGTCTGCGCCGAATTGGCCAGATTCATCGACGACGATGCCATCGTGGTTCAGGAGGCGATCACCAACGTCATTCCCCTGTGCACTCATCTTCCACGGACCCGCCCCGGGACCTATTTCGGCAATGGCGGTGGTGGCCTGGGATTCGGGGGTGGAACCGCTCTCGGGGTCAAGCTGGCCCATCCCGATCAACTTGTCGTCCATGTCACCGGTGACGGCAGCTTCTGCTTCTCGTCCCCGTCGGCGGTCTACGCGGTGTCGGCGAAGTATGGGCTGCCGATTTTTACGGTGGTGCTCGACAATTCCGGATGGGGGGCCGTCGCGGGGGCGACGACGCGGGTCTATCCCCATGGCGAAGCCGTCGCGGCGGGGGCCTTCCAGGCTGACTATTCGGACGGCATGCAGTGGGAAAAGGTCGCCGAGGCCGCCGGAGCCCATGGCGAGCGGGTGGACGATCCGCAGGGTTTGGCCTCCGCCATTCGCCGCTGCCTCGGCGAGATCACCCTCGGCCGCTCGGCCGTTCTGGTGGTGGCCATCGAGGCGGTCCGCCGGCCCGAGAAGGTTCCGGGGTGA
- the nrfD gene encoding NrfD/PsrC family molybdoenzyme membrane anchor subunit: MNSQRYDQHLADLRSAYRPQREWGEGKGVLLVIGHFLVGVAGGTWLMASLYGVTAGLVVAYVLGALGGLVHLMFLGRPERAFKMIRHVRTSWISRGFVGLSLFLAGATLHLGMVFLSPEGDGGVLGLAGRMLAAVGTVTIIGYMGFCYTASKAIPFWHSPIHPAIYIAFAGRGGIASLLVIAALGGDGGGNLLHLWVGITMLVCLLFGLEIHGALSGGDAAARRSVHDLFAGRLATLFYGGTLAVGLVVPVLLLGAPIPHSPATMALIGLASVAGDFFMKLSTVRAGVYRPLHLPQRRQA, from the coding sequence ATGAACTCTCAGAGATACGACCAACACCTCGCCGACCTTCGCAGCGCCTATCGGCCGCAGCGGGAATGGGGGGAGGGCAAGGGGGTGCTTCTGGTCATCGGCCATTTTCTGGTGGGCGTCGCCGGCGGCACCTGGCTGATGGCTTCCCTCTACGGCGTCACCGCCGGCTTGGTGGTGGCTTATGTCCTGGGGGCGCTGGGGGGGCTTGTCCATCTGATGTTCCTGGGTCGGCCGGAACGGGCCTTCAAGATGATCCGCCATGTGCGGACCTCATGGATTTCGCGCGGCTTTGTCGGGTTAAGCCTGTTCCTGGCCGGAGCGACCCTGCATCTGGGCATGGTTTTCCTGTCGCCCGAAGGGGATGGGGGAGTCCTCGGTCTGGCGGGCAGGATGCTTGCCGCGGTGGGAACCGTCACCATCATCGGCTACATGGGGTTTTGCTACACGGCCTCCAAGGCGATCCCCTTCTGGCATTCGCCGATCCACCCGGCGATCTATATCGCCTTTGCCGGTCGCGGCGGCATCGCGTCGCTGCTGGTGATCGCCGCCCTGGGCGGGGATGGCGGCGGCAACCTGCTCCATCTTTGGGTCGGCATCACCATGCTGGTCTGCCTGCTGTTCGGCCTGGAGATTCATGGCGCTTTGTCGGGGGGGGACGCGGCGGCCCGCCGCTCCGTCCATGATCTCTTCGCCGGGCGGCTGGCCACGCTGTTCTACGGAGGAACCCTGGCGGTCGGACTGGTGGTGCCTGTCCTGCTGCTCGGTGCTCCCATTCCCCATTCACCGGCGACCATGGCGCTGATCGGTCTGGCCTCGGTGGCCGGCGACTTTTTCATGAAGCTCTCGACCGTCCGGGCCGGCGTCTATCGGCCTCTCCACCTTCCCCAAAGGCGCCAAGCATGA
- a CDS encoding 4Fe-4S dicluster domain-containing protein, giving the protein MRLGMVIDLKRCIACYGCQLSCKAEHGTPPGVFFARVLKREEGVYPTVRQLFLPVLCNHCDDAPCVEVCPTEASHHASHGVVDIDHDKCVGCRACMMACPYNNRYFHDERQFYFPESGPTVYETARSERHPERVVMKCNFCAERRAEGKLPACVANCAAGARYFGDLHDPNSEVSRLIRDRGGFTLHPEAGTGPAVYYLAP; this is encoded by the coding sequence ATGAGACTGGGAATGGTGATCGACCTCAAGCGCTGTATCGCCTGCTATGGATGCCAGTTGTCCTGCAAGGCCGAGCACGGAACGCCACCGGGGGTCTTCTTCGCCCGCGTTCTGAAGCGCGAGGAGGGGGTGTATCCGACGGTGCGGCAGCTATTTCTGCCGGTATTGTGCAATCACTGCGACGACGCCCCCTGTGTCGAGGTCTGCCCGACCGAGGCCAGCCACCACGCCTCACATGGCGTTGTTGATATCGATCATGACAAATGCGTGGGCTGCCGCGCCTGCATGATGGCTTGTCCCTACAACAACCGATACTTCCATGACGAGCGGCAGTTCTATTTTCCCGAATCCGGGCCGACCGTCTACGAGACGGCCCGGTCCGAGCGCCATCCCGAGAGGGTGGTGATGAAGTGCAACTTCTGCGCCGAGCGGAGGGCGGAAGGAAAACTTCCTGCCTGCGTCGCCAATTGCGCGGCCGGGGCTCGCTATTTCGGCGATCTCCATGATCCCAACAGCGAGGTGTCGCGCCTGATCAGGGACAGGGGGGGCTTCACCCTTCATCCCGAGGCCGGTACCGGTCCCGCCGTCTATTATCTGGCTCCGTGA
- a CDS encoding molybdopterin-dependent oxidoreductase gives MTIHLSRREEKSSNASGIDKWVPSACALCYATCSIRAHNVDGVVIKIEGNPDSVVGKGKLCGKGVSGLMGHYDPNRLTRPLRRTNPRKGIGVDPGWKEISWEEALTEIAETLRRVRAEDPRKLVVQRTTTVTASRIPFHSFAAGFGTPNIATAGGGLHCGNGAHEISGIMHASWSVVPDFAYCNYAIYFGASKGHSAGHASCSNMGLAADARARGMKMVVVDPMCNFASAKASEWVPLRVGTDGPLALAMCNVIVNELGSIDEPYLQSKTNGPYLIGPDKRYVRDPASGEPLVWDCGRNEARPYTEVPSASMALLGEYRVDGVVCHPAFQLLKDHLKSFSPEAAEAITTVPAANIRRLATEFATEARIGSTIVIDGVSVPYRPAAAIAFRGSQGHMNSTYNFLGVDLLNQLVGAADVAGGCLGFNPACNGFPGTGRLKYRPKPGRDGLMVSGTWMGYHYPYPMAEPRSPQNIGLQDLFVMGMNSPFLASSDQEEMWTKFGLPYRPEVLLNFGANMLMSMGTKETVAAALQRYKLIVSFDLFLNETSDFVDIVLPDCDYLQSVDSRSTWPFIFGHPAGMGEWCWGIRQPADEPWGEQRRFADVLLDLADRVGILPDVHAAMNASLNLEAPYRLLPDRRYSWDEICDAELKNNFGEVHGLDWFKTNGVIKWPKTPDEPYWRATTEARVPIYWEFMVDIREKINKIAQPHGYTTPEEYYDPLPLFNPCLSHECKAPGFDFYAFYYRDTLHSNSYTTENPWLDEAARLDPYSYTIVVNRSVGEARGLKSGDLIRVETEVGRSVEGRVCLSEAIHPEGLGIAGLAGHWHAGMPVAKGKGVFFNELLELDFAHASPQNLNLDLCAKVKVTRIGEAS, from the coding sequence ATGACCATTCATCTTTCCAGGCGGGAAGAAAAGTCCTCAAACGCATCGGGTATCGACAAATGGGTGCCCTCGGCCTGCGCCCTTTGCTACGCCACCTGCTCGATCCGGGCTCACAACGTCGATGGCGTGGTGATCAAGATCGAAGGCAATCCCGACAGCGTGGTTGGCAAGGGAAAGCTTTGCGGAAAGGGGGTGAGCGGCCTGATGGGGCATTACGATCCCAACCGCCTGACCCGGCCGCTGCGCCGCACCAATCCCCGCAAGGGAATCGGTGTGGACCCCGGCTGGAAGGAAATTTCGTGGGAGGAGGCTCTGACCGAGATCGCCGAGACCTTAAGGCGGGTGCGGGCCGAGGACCCGCGCAAGCTCGTGGTGCAGCGGACCACCACCGTCACGGCGAGCCGGATTCCGTTTCACAGTTTCGCAGCCGGATTCGGCACCCCCAACATCGCGACCGCTGGCGGCGGGCTTCACTGCGGAAACGGCGCCCATGAAATCAGCGGGATAATGCATGCCTCGTGGTCGGTGGTCCCTGATTTCGCCTATTGCAATTACGCCATCTATTTCGGCGCCTCGAAGGGGCATTCCGCGGGCCACGCGTCCTGCTCGAACATGGGGCTGGCGGCCGACGCGCGGGCGCGCGGCATGAAGATGGTCGTGGTCGACCCCATGTGCAATTTCGCCTCGGCCAAGGCCTCGGAATGGGTCCCCCTGCGGGTGGGGACCGATGGGCCGCTGGCCCTGGCGATGTGCAACGTCATCGTCAACGAGTTGGGCAGCATCGACGAGCCTTATCTCCAATCCAAGACCAACGGTCCCTACCTGATCGGTCCGGACAAGCGCTATGTCCGCGACCCAGCAAGCGGAGAGCCGCTGGTCTGGGATTGCGGGCGCAACGAGGCCCGGCCCTACACCGAGGTGCCTTCGGCGAGCATGGCGCTTCTGGGTGAGTATCGCGTGGACGGCGTGGTCTGCCATCCGGCGTTTCAATTGCTCAAGGATCATCTCAAAAGCTTCAGCCCTGAAGCCGCCGAGGCCATCACCACGGTTCCCGCCGCGAACATTCGCCGCCTGGCGACGGAATTCGCCACCGAGGCCCGCATCGGCAGCACCATCGTCATCGACGGCGTCAGCGTTCCCTACCGCCCGGCGGCGGCCATCGCCTTTCGCGGCTCGCAGGGGCATATGAATTCGACCTACAACTTCCTGGGGGTCGATCTGCTGAACCAGTTGGTCGGGGCTGCCGACGTCGCCGGCGGCTGTCTCGGCTTCAACCCCGCCTGCAACGGCTTTCCCGGGACCGGGCGGTTGAAATACCGGCCCAAGCCGGGCCGCGACGGGCTGATGGTGTCGGGAACCTGGATGGGTTACCACTACCCCTATCCCATGGCCGAGCCCCGCTCGCCCCAGAACATCGGCCTTCAGGACCTGTTCGTGATGGGGATGAACTCTCCCTTCCTGGCGTCGTCCGACCAGGAAGAGATGTGGACGAAATTCGGCCTGCCCTACCGCCCCGAGGTACTGTTGAACTTCGGCGCCAACATGCTGATGAGCATGGGGACCAAGGAAACGGTGGCGGCGGCGTTGCAGCGCTACAAGCTGATCGTGTCCTTTGACCTGTTCCTCAACGAGACATCGGATTTCGTCGATATCGTCCTGCCCGATTGCGACTACCTGCAATCGGTGGATTCCCGTTCGACCTGGCCCTTCATCTTCGGGCATCCCGCCGGCATGGGCGAGTGGTGCTGGGGCATCCGCCAGCCCGCCGACGAGCCCTGGGGCGAGCAGCGCCGCTTTGCCGATGTCCTGCTCGATCTCGCCGATCGCGTCGGCATTCTGCCCGATGTCCATGCCGCCATGAATGCTTCCCTCAACCTGGAGGCCCCCTACCGGCTGCTCCCGGATCGGCGGTATTCCTGGGACGAGATCTGCGATGCCGAGCTGAAGAACAATTTCGGCGAGGTCCACGGTCTCGACTGGTTCAAGACGAATGGTGTCATCAAATGGCCGAAGACTCCCGACGAACCTTACTGGAGGGCGACGACGGAGGCGCGGGTGCCGATCTATTGGGAGTTCATGGTCGATATCCGTGAGAAGATAAACAAGATTGCCCAACCGCATGGGTATACGACTCCAGAGGAATATTATGATCCTCTGCCATTATTTAATCCGTGCCTTTCACATGAGTGCAAGGCGCCTGGATTCGACTTCTATGCCTTTTATTACCGCGATACCCTTCACAGCAACAGCTATACGACCGAGAACCCGTGGCTGGACGAGGCGGCGCGGCTGGACCCGTATTCGTACACGATTGTCGTCAATCGATCGGTCGGAGAGGCGCGCGGCCTGAAGAGCGGCGATCTGATCCGGGTCGAGACCGAGGTCGGACGCTCGGTCGAGGGACGGGTCTGCCTGAGCGAGGCCATTCATCCGGAGGGGCTGGGAATTGCCGGTCTGGCCGGCCACTGGCATGCCGGCATGCCGGTGGCCAAGGGCAAGGGCGTGTTCTTCAACGAATTGCTGGAACTCGATTTCGCCCATGCCAGTCCGCAGAACCTCAATCTCGACCTGTGCGCCAAGGTCAAGGTCACCAGGATCGGAGAGGCGTCATGA
- a CDS encoding MoaD/ThiS family protein, with the protein MEHSAAGAGRLRGEAGEPGHQAVRLWLFGGLSVLCPERPLTLEVPPGITVGELLGILGRRLGAALLESVMETPSRKFSICRVFIDGMPVDLDDRLPETPGGLSDFELIVLTAAEGG; encoded by the coding sequence GTGGAACATTCAGCGGCGGGGGCCGGTCGACTTCGGGGCGAGGCGGGAGAGCCGGGGCATCAGGCGGTTCGCCTGTGGCTGTTCGGCGGCCTGTCGGTGCTGTGTCCGGAGCGGCCACTGACACTTGAGGTGCCGCCGGGGATAACGGTTGGAGAGTTGCTTGGAATTCTCGGGAGACGCCTGGGGGCCGCGTTGCTGGAATCCGTGATGGAAACGCCATCGCGCAAATTCAGCATCTGCCGGGTTTTCATCGACGGAATGCCGGTCGATCTCGACGACCGGTTGCCCGAAACGCCCGGCGGTCTTTCCGATTTCGAGTTGATCGTGCTCACCGCCGCCGAAGGCGGATGA